aaagCATGGGTCAGAGTTAGGGAAACTGGGCCGACCcctgccacaggatgggaagaagggtctctgggaagcactggGGAGACTCCCAAACACATATCCTGGCCTCTCTCATTCACGTCCCACTGCAGACAATTAGCAAGGATTGATGACACCTGGATCTTTGATCCATGAGCTTAGCAGGTCTCTGCAGAGGGCCTTGTAGGCGGAAGAGTAGGAAACAGCCAAGTTGCTATGGGTGGAAGCTGAGCTGCTGGGCAAAACACGGCAtatggaagagaaagaaagaaagaaagaaagaaagaaagaaagaaagaaagaagggggtAATCCTCTGGAGGGAAGGATCCAACCCTGCAGCTTGTTCCATCTCTGCCTACCCCACCCCTAAATCTGGAGCTCCAGCGAATCAAGGGAGCAGGGACAAGGACCACTCTGGAAGAGGCGGAGGATGTACCTGGATGTCGGTGGCGTCCGTCTCCGTGCCCAGGGAGAAGACCGAGCCAAGGGCAGCTCGCAAGAGGCGGGACTCTAGCTCAGGCTCAAGGGCTGGTTTCATGgtgctggcaagagagaggagcTGGTATTAGACTGCGCAGTGCGGGGGTGGGACTGTCGCCAACACGGACACGAAACCACAGGGCTACAGGCACAGGCTGGCgagaatggaaactgaggcactgagctagGAATGACAAGGCCGAGGCgtcacagacagacagtggcagGGCAGGAATAGCGCCTGGtccctggagcctgctgcccctcctgtatCTGAGCCCGGGAGTgagcccctccccaaggcccctgcaacgTTAGTGGAGTGAAAAGAAgagcccagccaggagagagtgaCCCTTCccgccccaccagctctgccagaggaACCACTCCTGGGAGGTGAGcgacctgggagtgggagggacagTGACTCCCAGCTTTGGgcctgagcagcactggggttAGGGGAGCCagcggagggcgggggggggagagggggctgtctCGGTACCTGAGGTTGCCCACAGCAGCCAGGCAGCTGGCAAGGATGGCGCTGGGTGGAGAGTCTTTAGGAAGCTCCTCAATGAGCTCCTGTGAGACGCGAAGGAGACAAAGGAGCATGAGGGATTCGGGCCCTGCTGACACCTCCCAGTGAGGAGAtgacacagccagtgccccacatgGCCAGCAGGATCCCCCACTACCTCCCGCTCCTCCCATTTCTTCCTGCCCAGCAAACTGGTCCCCTTCCAGGATTCCTGCCCAGCTCGGTCCCAatccccttcttccctcctccctgtcaaacctgcccccattcagcaccATCCCCACGACCAAGCTGGGACCATGTGATTCCTTGTCCCCCAGTCAcagctgccctccagccccacaattcccccactgcccagtctcacaattctcccttctcttctccccgccTTCAGCCCCAGCAacccctgccctctgctgcccccgcccacaccccccagcccccacccattaGCCCGGCCATACCCCGGCCAATCCCacgtctctctcccccctccagctGCCGGATGACGGGTCTCACTCACCACAATCCTCTCCACCACAGCCGCCTTGCAGCAGTGCGGCTCCAGCGTGTCCTGCCCTCTGTCCTGTGCAGCAAGACACGCGGGGTAGATGGCCCGCAGgaacctgagctgctgcccctcATCCTGTACCCCCCGGGAGTGGGGGATAGCGAGAGAGAACCTGTTAGCTAGggaccttcctccccacccacacccgctccagggctcaggcctcagTGGGGGATTGTGGGGAGCCGCCTAGTGTCCAAATCCCCCACGACTCCTACACAAGCAGGACTGGGAACTGGGACAgtgcctgtggggggaggagacctCGGCTGTTGTGGGACAAACACCCCATCTTGGGGGTCCCACATCAGGGATGTACAAGGCCCCATTAGGGGTGGTGGATCATCAGGGACAAGACCCTCGGCAGGGGATGGGGatgctgggaagggacaggacaatcttggttccagcccaggtggggaacatttgtaccttgtctctgccctggagctgctctctGATGACCTTGAGAGCAGCTTCCTCTGTGGACATCTCCAGCCATTCCTCCGCCGCTGACTCCGTGGGGGTCCCTGCACCCGGGAGAGAAGGGAACAGGGGGATGTCTGCTGCCCCTTGGGGGGAGGACAGGGGCATGGTGGGGAGCGCAGGATTAAGgaccccccttcccacctcagGCCCCCAGGGCAGATCGGGCCCCACACCTCCCTCTCAGGGctgccttcagcccccaacagcttcagaagcccatagcagagccccccccccactgtccagGACTCCGCGGGAGGTGCCgactcccccagccccggagcatcaaGGGACAAAGTGGCAGCAGCTCttgatgcccccacccccagctccccttgctgcaggggcagctgtgtgactgctgctggtgtcagtggggttcacgtggctcaggccagacacctgggctggggaccccccccccatatcCCTGGGAGAGTGGCTGGGCCCAGGGTGTTCACATCCCCGTTCtcacccctccctcagcccagcctggctcctcacctggaacaaCGCAGCAGcgtccagaggcgtcgctgctgctggagccccaggcactGCTGCTGTCCCGTGCTGAGCCGATGGTGCTGGTGCTGGGATCTTCCACCTCCTGGTCTGAGGGGGCTGAAAGATCCTCAGAGCCCGGGCAGGGcgatgccccctgctgggaatgagggctgggctcctggggccgctGCTGCCCACATAACAggccccagagcctccctgcccggcgcccctcctgggctgggtcctgtcCGCAAAACCTCATCCtgagccagctgcacctgggctTGGTCGGGGCCTCTCCCAGCTCGGCGCCTGCGCCGGGAGCTGGCCTTGTTCTCCAGAAGGCTGGGAACTTCCGCCTTCTGGCCTGCATGGGAGCTGCTTCCCCACCTGCGGGGATGGAGAGGTGGCTCTGCCCCTTGGGAAGATGGCCGCTCCTTCCCGAAGGCTCTGgggccacctgcagagccttccTCCTGAACCTGCGCAGGAGCCTGGCCATCCTGGAATGGAGCGGGGAGCAGGTGTGAGTCTGGGGTCACTCGTGGGCCTTTTCGGtccctcctcagccctgctcccaccagagcagccccttctccccccatagGAGTGCAGGGAGTGCAAGCTACACACACTGGCAGGAGTTCATTGCATGATCTGCTCCCCCTCAACGTTCCCCCTCGtcatccctgctgctgctgcaagatCCAGGAAGTCTCATCCTTTTAGAGCAATGGGGTCAGTCCCAAAGACCATCGGTTACTCTGGACAAGCAGCCCCCTCCTGTCATCCCAGGCCACAGTCCCCCACCAAggctagagaaggaacagaacccaggagtccggacctCTCCTGGGAAACCATTCCCCATGTCAAAGTCACAAAGACCCTAGGCACAGGAAGCCCAGCACCCTCCTCATTCCCCATTGATTTCCATTCTCAGCAGCTCACAGGGTCTGGGCCAGCTCAGAGACtcccagcctggggaacagtgtcccacaagggaagggctgggagcccctttccaaacacactggagacggctctggagaagcccctgCCCAGTCTGAGAGTGAGGAGCTCTTGGGGGCTGTTTGCAAATGAAATCCCCCTTTGGAgatgttctctccccctctttctgcctctctccagacagacaggggaagccaccgaggaaccctaatgccactcacttgctctggGTGCTGGTACGACGGATGGCGGATGGTCAGGGTCAGCAGACGTCCCTCGCCCTCCTCCTCACTctccaagcccaaggcaggctggagagggtgggGACTTGAGGAGttccctgcccagccagcaggcagggtgatgGCTCGAAGGCGATTGAGTGGCTGTAaaaacaagagtctgtcttattGCCAGGGGCCGGAGAAAGTCAGCCAGCAGCAGCGGGGTGCAGAACACTgccctagtgtgggggtgacagcgGCTCCAGGATCCTGACATgccagcactttacacaccttcctggagcctcccaacccccctgggctgtAGCCGTGGGACCCCGACCCTACTGATGGCAAACGGGCCTCAGCTACCGCCTCAGGGTCACACCGAGTGTCAGAGCCATGGATGGAGCCCTTcgctaaccactgctgcacactccctcccacagctggcaattgCAACCAGGCCCTAGTGTCCGCTCCCCCTGGCTTTGAGAGGGAGTGTCACTCCTGGCTCCATTGCTGCCTATTGATCTGTGGGACTGGGCTCTCTGGGCCTCACATCCccgaatgggctttaaaaaagacaatggttaaagtttggccccAACTCTTTCTTGTTTCTCTACACTTGCCATTTTAGCAAAGTTTAGAATTCTTGAtgttcaacacctggaaacatccCTTTCTCCTTCGCAGACAGCTTGAGCATCCCTTCTCACCCAGGCTCACTGCTGCCAGGAGTTAGAGAATTGACCCTATTCCCATTGGACCTACCCAAGGAGTCACACAGCAAAGCAGGGACAGCGCCAGAAAAAGAAGCCAACaatcctgactcctgttctaactaaCAGACAACAACCCccacagaggcagggagagagcccaggaAATAAGGggtgaaaattttcatggaaagcgttttctgtcagaaaatccattcagactaaaccactTTGTTTCTTGAAATCATAACACATAggatgaaaattctttgcaaacaaatatttgtttgcaaaacaagagcatctcctgtttgtcacagtgcattAAACTGTCTCGTCGTACACAAAGAGGAGAAACTGTGATCTAGAAAAtcagataagatgcttcagtctgagctaagtagttgctgctcttaccaatttcaaaagaataaaatacaaataaaatagaatattaCAGTCAAACCTGGCAATAACGCACCCCGCCAGAACGTgaaatcgcatataacgcgaTCACAGGTTGGCTCCCCTTGAAGGTATAATACAGTACGGTTCTGTACCAATCGTCCCCAAAACcatggcagggagagaagctgcagccccgcacctgccgtggacagagaactctggggctgcgggcgccggtgctctctgtcccggcaggcgtggggctgtggcttctctccggcttcaagaggagccgcgtTTCCCCggctgccggggacagagagcaccggcatcCGTAGccccagtgttctctgtccccggcaggcagggagccgcggctcctctcccctgctgggcactgggcagcgcacatcaatgcaccgcgttggggaccactgacaaacCTCGCTATACCGCGACCTTGCATTTAGTGCGATGGAAGTTTTTGGACTCCAAACATCGCGATATAGCGGGGTTTCAATGTATGTCATAATCTGATATGTctcaatgtgataggacacctcctaTTCTGCACTGCTACTAGTGACACTCATCAGTGGATCCCCCATCATCCACCCATCGCGAGGTAGGTGGGAGAGGATTGTTATTCGTACTTAACAGAAGGGGaaactaaggctgagaaaggagcagTGACTTGTCGTAGCTGATGCAGccagtcagtagcagagttgctctcaaatgagctacagaccaacaattGTTCataggaattattcagcaagtattttagaagaattGGAAGGTTAGAGAGGAACATGAACTGCTCCGAGACAATGAACGGAGAGCAGCATCAACATTGGTCAAACATATAACTGGTTGTGACTTATTTGCTTGGTCATAAAAGAGAACAACAGAGACCAGAGTTTCCTCCCTGTCAAtagccccctcctcagccaatCAAGGTTGAGACTTTGAGGGGTGGGAGGCTAAGGGTTCTCATCAAATAGCCCAAAGAATGGCGCAGGTCACCTCCGAGGGGATCACTCTCGCAGCACTATTCCAGTCTCACCTCTCTGTGAGGGCCTCCcacaacccccccggcccctgctgcacacacagagctcctgggggtgggaggagagcagaggaaaAGGACAAAGGAATCAAGAAGAGAAAAGTAGGAGGGACagagacaaagggaaaaaaaaggagaaaccccaatgtccccagtgattctaagggacaaagtccTAGGTAGGAAATAAAATGCTGCCCCCACAATCTAGTGTTTTCCTTTCCTAAAAATCAGCCggcacctgatggatcagactgaacaggttccaaacctttcggaggctcttaccttctatacagggacgtctgttttctggCAAAATCTATAAACGAAAAGGAGACAACTCCGAAGAGGGTCCTCCGTGCGCTCACGTAGGTGACAGTGAATTCTCTCggtcctcaaggagagacctcgagACGGAGACGTGCTGAAGCAAAGCCGCAGGGATCTCCAAGGTTGCCCCTGTCGTGCACCCCTGTCCTACCTGGCTGATGGCTTTAGAAATCatactcccagagcctgcattaCTGCTccgtgtagataagcccttagataCAGTCCAGAAGCAGGGCCATTTTGCCTACATAAACAAACCACACTGGGAAAGGGGTGAAGTCAACAGAAACAGAGtgtttttgtggtgtttgttggATGAACACCGATTTCATTGGTGTTTGGTGGTTAAAACCTAAAATCAGAAGCCTTGACTTGTAGGGGATGGTGCCTTTTTACCCATCTGAAGAGCCTTGCACACTTGAGGTGCTAGGGGAGTAAATACATAATTTTTCTGGAGTTACCAAAATATTTAGAGAACTGAAAGCCACGTCCCTCCTTGTAGTCTCACTCATTTAATTAAAACATGGCTGTGTGGCTCTTGGTCAAGCTTTCCAAAGGGGCAGGGTGAAAACACAAGAGACCCACATTCATCTTACACAAACCTTTAGGACAATACCAAGCATAGGAAGTGCCAAGCCAGAGGGAATTGGAGAGAGTTCTCAGGGAGGGATGATGTGCTTTGAACAGACACCTTTGCCTTTTCAGCCTACTAAAGAAGTCACTACATGCAAAGTATTTGGTGACAAGGGTTAGAACTAGGGAGAACAGCAGGGATAGCAGGACCATTTGCTTTGGAAAAAGCAGGAGACCTTCttgtcctttccctccctccttggGGGAGCCCAGCTTCCTTTCCTTGTCTCCCTACCCCTGGCTGAGGAAGTGAAGACTTGCCAGACAGAGGGACTAATTGCTCCTTGTACCTAGATGGAAAGTTGTTGTGGTTCCTAGCCAGAAGGTGGAGCAGCAGTGTCTCAGCCTGGAGTCTCCTActgtctctcctccccagggAAATGGGAAAGAAAACCCCACCCATGTCTGTGGTACCCACAGCTGCTGCATCATTAAGAGTCCGATGATTCCTGAGGGCCTAAGAAATTCCCCTAAGCCTTAGAGCCTAAGGTTTATCAGATCTGGGCTGGCTCCAGGTGAACAACCGGGGTTGCTCAAGATGACCTTGGACAGAGGGGGAATGGAAGGGAACGCTAATGGAGTAGACTGTGTGGTCCGGTGGATCAAGGGTtgacctgggagtcaggagacctaggttctgttgctggctggctctgggctgctgtgtgACACAGAaccagtcacttcccctccatTGCCCCAGCTGGGTAATGATAACGCCTTTGTAAAGGGATTTGAGGTCTGTGGAGTGAGTGCCGTGTAAGAGCTAAGCGTGGCTTTgtgcaaggtgctcagataccatggtgatgggcaccctTACAAAAACCTAAACagatgggggagaggaggcagcttagatggaggaagggagcaataaaTAAATCAGAGGCATTGTagcaggcgggtccggggctcaaccctctgaggggaggaggggagccacaccggtcCGCTGGTCtcccgggggctctgtcctgtccctttaaggccagGCCACAGAGTCCGAATCTCCGGGGTTCCGGCCTCGGGCTGCAAGGCGGGGCCATAAACCGTGGAAGGAGGGCTCAAGACCCTgctggcagggctgagcaataagCAGTCTAAGGAAGGCTCAGGCTTCTTGTAGCCatgctgagcagtaaacagtataggggctcaggcctcttgtagcaggctgagcaatcaacagtacaggagctcaggcctcttgtagcaggctgagcagtaaacagtacaggagctcaggcctcttgtgacaggctgagcagtaaacagtacaggggctcaggccttttgtagcaggctgagcagtaacgagagggggataactgccacccataagtggggtggcagggggggacacaggcccaccctctccactgtgtcccggcccggggccctataCAGCGGTCATTACCGCTgtcggtcagtggggatcctgaccgcaacacactgacatgggctctgcctggtcagcagcctgactggggtcggctgcccccgggccacttccactatccccctctggtcctacctggtccacggcgtctggtcctgggaagtcccactgcatgggttcctcacaacccgggctggggggtagattgggcagttcctcggggaagtccggccaatgcTGCTCCGGGGGCTCCTCAGGGTAACAGCAAGGAAGGGGGGAAGTTCCTGGTGGCTCCTCCTCGTAGGtagcgcggggaagctccggcaggtcttctCAGCAGCGAGGTAGGGTGGTCTCTggccagtccaggcagctgcccggggctccagcggttcctccgttaggagctccctcaggcaggtctgctctccccggtggctgggcactgactgggctggaagggctggcttttatccttccgggtcgccgtctgaccctctgaggggctcaccactctgtagccccgccccttcctgtgtccggggctcaaccctccccggggaggaggggagccacaccagccCGCTACAGGGATAAACACGGAAAGAGCGAGGAAGTGGCCCTAGGTGGGTAAAGGAGAAAGAAGAGTGTAGCCAATTAAGGGAAAAGGGATGAAAACAGAAACTGCTCTGTGGAAAGTCTGGTGCCAAGGAGACACGAGGAGGTGGGTCTTTAGAGACGTGATCGGGTTAAAATAGTTTAGATGGCGAGAAACTCATGGTTTAGTCCATAAAGTGGATTAGATTTGGAAGAAACCTATGGGAAAGTTAGGTCCTGGTCACCTCCTTTGGAGCAACTAGCCATGACTACTGTTGGAGACAGGCTGCTATTCTAGAGGGACCAGCGATCTCCTGCTGTGTGGGTATGTTCCTATGGAGATATGCACTGGTGTCCTGTATCAGGTAGAGGGGAGGGGATAATGGAGTCTGGTTCTACATGGCATTTTACGTTGTTAATGCAGCGCTGCCCTCTGAGGCGGCTGTGTTTTACATTCATGGCTGATTGAAAGAGGAGCAAATTCATTGGATTTGATGCATGTTTATAGATTTCTTAAGACACCTTACCACTGGCAAGTTCTATTAAACAGCTGCAATTCACATTTTTGCATAAAGTTTCTATTCAGCGTTGTCTTGCGATTATATGAGAATTCATCGGGCATTTCAGAAACACTCAGAGGAAGACGCTAACAGCTTTCCAATGTCCGGTTTCTTTTTGTGTCAAAGACTCTCCTGTCTGGCCTAGTCTGAATAATGAtcaagggagagagaagggggaaccCCAGGAAATGCCCCTACGAAGTGGGGTGTCATGTTGGAGAGTTGCACATGGTCAGAAGATTCTAGCTGGCAAGACTTCTGGGGATGGTGTTTTGTTTCTTACATTTGCTCAGCACGGTgaagtttttcttctttttactcCATGGTGCAGAGTTTGGCTGGCTGGGATCGTTTTCAGATTCATGTTTcctcatttcccttctctgcGTCCAGTCTCCATCTTCACAGGATGATGCAAGGAAAGCTGCCTCGCCCACCTGACAGAGGTCTGTCAGCGCAGCACTTCCTTTGGTGAACTCCTTTTCTTTTGATCTGCTTTAATCACTCGGTCTAGGTCTAGGAAGATTAAATCTTCCATTTTGGGAGCCACACAGACTGCTTCAAAATGCATCGAAAACTTCATATTGGCTTATACACCCCAGGGCTCGGTCACTGAGCCCCACAGTAACCCATGGGAGGAGGGGTAGATGGGTGGAAGAGCAGGGCACACAACTCTGATGTTTGTGTGGGCAGGTTGTCAGCTCCAGGTGGAACCTAGCTCTGTGTCTAGGATCAGCCATCTTCAAAGTGAGCTCCTCCCTGTAACAATGACTCAGCTGTGATAAAGAGTCTTTTACCCAAGGATCTCAAATCACTCGACAAAGGCAGATATAGATGCAGGAGCGAAGATACAGAGATTTGACAATCAAAGTCTACAAAaggagccatttaaaaaaaaatcactgtctctGATAGGCGTTTGTTTTAATGGGTTGCTTGTCTTTCGGGGTTCATGGATCCGTCTCGATCATTattgcagctggagctgggggcctGTGAAACCATGGACACAGGTCCCCTTATTTTTTTAAGCTATCGCTAAGGCTGAATATAGccttgaaaatgtggcccatcTTCATAACATCAAGCACTAGAAACCGACTTCAAGGGAAGCTATTTGCTAGGGTTAAAAGTTCAACCACtgatgggttttttccccctagcCAGCCTCACCTGGCCTTTGAGACTCCTGAGAACCACAGGCATAGGGCCAGTGAGGTTTCCTGGTAAGGAAAAAGTCCGACTGATTCATGGCTGTGCATCTGGACTGCCCCTTGTGAGCCTAGCACTGGAAGCTTTGGGACCACCTGTATCAAGTTGGTTCCAAGAGCCCAAGCCAGTGTATTGACGGAAGAGCTTTCTCAGGAGGTCAGGTattgaggggggggggaacaggttGGAGCGCTATGACCAGTATTTAGGATCGGGAGTCTGGAGTTCACAGTGCTGCTACGAGAGGCCACCTGACATTGTGACTGTGGCCACAGCAGCTCAGGCTGTTGATGAGTCTATGGATTAGACTTGGTCTACACCTAAGTTAGGTCAGCACGTTGCCCTGTGGTTGGCCACACTCCTGCGTGACATTGCCATGGCAACCTAACCCGCACggtggctgcagctgtgttgacagAAGGCTTCCATCGCTGAAGCGCCTGTCTGTCGAGGAAGTGGTGTCCTACACTAAAGGAAACCCCATTTCTGTTGGTGTTGGCTGTGTCTATAGCACGGCGTTATACTGGCCAATACAGTGACAGAGCTATGTCGGTACAGCCCCCCTGTACTGTACATGTACCCGTAGGGTTAGACACCCATTAGGATTCTTTTAAGCATGTTGAGCTTGATTGATTGGAACAGGGGTGCAGgaaggatcatagaatatcagggttggcagggatctcaggaggtcagctagtccaaccccctgctcaaagcaggaccaattcccaactaaatcatacagCATCATAGAATagcagatagaatcatagaatatcagggttaaacTGGAGCCACGTCTCCTGCTACGTTGAGTGGGAAATCGAGGCCTGGGGCCTAACTCTTTAGAGTGTACGCAGCTAATCATCCGAGGGCCCTGGAGCGCACTGTC
This region of Mauremys mutica isolate MM-2020 ecotype Southern chromosome 10, ASM2049712v1, whole genome shotgun sequence genomic DNA includes:
- the LOC123343403 gene encoding maestro heat-like repeat-containing protein family member 7 → MARLLRRFRRKALQVAPEPSGRSGHLPKGQSHLSIPAGGEAAPMQARRRKFPAFWRTRPAPGAGAELGEAPTKPRCSWLRMRFCGQDPAQEGRRAGRLWGLLCGQQRPQEPSPHSQQGASPCPGSEDLSAPSDQEVEDPSTSTIGSARDSSSAWGSSSSDASGRCCVVPGTPTESAAEEWLEMSTEEAALKVIREQLQGRDKDEGQQLRFLRAIYPACLAAQDRGQDTLEPHCCKAAVVERIVELIEELPKDSPPSAILASCLAAVGNLSTMKPALEPELESRLLRAALGSVFSLGTETDATDIQALHKVTPELLDAVLGNLLAESPDTDRLHFILEHVNRWIVSRVPQERARAIKSSTALLRFAVTLPEFDISAEFPRLGQHVAQLALFVSYPDEDISQQAMEGTYRLYQLLLEQRGLSIHEVEDLWCHDWYSDSRLLGYKNTARVGEVFGKFFSAGQRKDFLETAIPAIHNPLLGISQAGLLLTYAILGEAEQLLGDTLEDITAKLMGQLRSIQQLHQVPEVLQGLGLI